A single region of the Streptomyces virginiae genome encodes:
- a CDS encoding beta-ketoacyl synthase N-terminal-like domain-containing protein yields the protein MSTAIAETAADRPAVAVQPLAITAVGVATPAGLGLEALGRALAEGLVGHAEEVPGEETPPPRPVRTVPDLRTAELIGRKGVRHLDRTTQLGLVACRLALDSQPGPMGERTGVVLGTSMGSIRSSSEYSMETLRQERPYLVNPSLFPNTVMNCAAGQIAIRHGLQGVNATLAGGHLAGVQALRYARNALRQGHADRLLVGGVEEFSAQAAWGWHRSGALEPEAPVGEGAAVLVVEPQAAASAAGRAALARVLACESGFAPRDGLAEGLAAVVGAALRRSGKDPADVTTVSLGSTGRTGLERVEERAVELALGGALPEQVVRVKETVGECFSADGVLQIAAVLGLWQREGRTHGGTAVVTSLSGDGLVGCAVLDTADPLG from the coding sequence ATGAGCACCGCCATCGCCGAAACGGCCGCGGACCGCCCCGCCGTCGCCGTGCAGCCGCTCGCCATCACCGCGGTCGGCGTGGCGACGCCCGCCGGGCTCGGGCTCGAAGCCCTGGGGCGGGCCTTGGCGGAAGGCCTCGTGGGACATGCCGAGGAGGTTCCCGGCGAGGAGACCCCGCCGCCGCGGCCGGTGCGGACCGTACCCGATCTGCGGACGGCCGAACTGATCGGCCGCAAGGGCGTACGTCATCTCGACCGGACCACGCAACTGGGTCTCGTCGCGTGCCGGTTGGCGCTCGACTCGCAGCCGGGGCCGATGGGGGAGCGCACCGGGGTCGTGCTCGGCACCAGCATGGGGAGCATCCGCAGCTCCAGCGAGTACTCGATGGAGACCCTGCGCCAGGAGCGCCCGTACCTGGTGAACCCCAGTCTGTTCCCCAACACCGTGATGAACTGCGCGGCCGGCCAGATCGCCATCCGGCACGGATTGCAAGGGGTGAACGCCACGCTGGCCGGCGGTCACCTGGCCGGGGTCCAGGCACTGCGCTACGCCCGCAACGCACTGCGCCAAGGGCACGCCGACCGTCTCCTGGTGGGCGGCGTGGAGGAGTTCAGCGCGCAGGCCGCCTGGGGCTGGCACCGGTCGGGGGCGCTCGAACCCGAGGCCCCCGTGGGCGAGGGCGCCGCGGTGCTCGTGGTGGAGCCGCAGGCCGCGGCGAGCGCCGCCGGCCGGGCCGCGCTCGCACGGGTCCTGGCGTGCGAGAGCGGCTTCGCACCGCGCGACGGCCTCGCCGAGGGGCTCGCGGCGGTGGTCGGCGCGGCGCTGCGACGCAGCGGCAAGGACCCGGCCGACGTGACCACGGTCTCCCTGGGAAGCACCGGCCGGACCGGCCTGGAGCGGGTGGAGGAACGCGCCGTGGAGCTGGCTCTGGGCGGAGCGCTGCCCGAGCAGGTCGTGCGCGTCAAGGAAACCGTCGGTGAGTGCTTCAGCGCCGACGGGGTCCTGCAGATCGCCGCGGTCCTGGGCCTGTGGCAGCGCGAGGGCCGCACGCACGGCGGCACCGCGGTCGTCACCTCGCTGTCCGGGGACGGCCTGGTGGGCTGCGCCGTCCTCGACACGGCCGACCCCCTCGGCTGA
- a CDS encoding RNA polymerase sigma factor, which yields MSSTRMRPADAAAGALGPGELVAACLSGSQQAWEALVERYAPVVWTVARSHRLSQADCEEVFQLTWMRVYQSLPRMHTPERFPAWLTTCARRESLKQYERAGRYVPVGDTGSLESPATAHPGPEDALLSRERSAEVLSALAELPERDQRLLALLSADPAPGYDEVSRRLGIARGSVGPLRGRALRRLGEQLRKRYGVSDAYEAAV from the coding sequence ATGTCTTCGACGCGAATGCGCCCGGCGGACGCGGCCGCCGGAGCTCTTGGCCCCGGTGAGCTGGTCGCCGCGTGCCTGTCCGGTTCCCAGCAGGCGTGGGAGGCGCTCGTGGAGCGCTACGCCCCGGTGGTGTGGACGGTGGCCCGCTCGCACCGGCTCAGCCAGGCCGACTGCGAAGAGGTCTTCCAGCTGACCTGGATGCGGGTGTACCAGAGCCTGCCCCGGATGCACACGCCGGAGCGGTTCCCGGCCTGGCTCACCACCTGCGCGCGCCGGGAGAGCCTCAAGCAGTACGAACGCGCGGGACGCTACGTTCCGGTGGGCGACACGGGAAGCCTGGAATCGCCCGCCACCGCCCACCCGGGGCCGGAGGACGCCCTGCTCAGCCGGGAACGCAGCGCCGAGGTCCTTTCGGCGCTCGCGGAGTTGCCCGAGCGGGACCAGCGGCTCCTGGCCCTGCTGAGCGCGGATCCGGCCCCGGGGTACGACGAGGTCAGCCGTCGGCTCGGCATCGCCCGCGGCTCGGTGGGCCCGCTGCGCGGCCGCGCGCTGCGCCGCCTGGGGGAGCAGCTGCGCAAGCGGTACGGCGTCAGCGACGCGTACGAGGCAGCGGTGTGA